The window TGAAGTCCGAGAAGCCGGACACCGAACCCGACACATCGCACAGCAGCACCAGTTCGGGCCGCGCGGGCCGCCGTCTGCGCAGCACCGGCTTCATCGGCACGCCGCCCGTCGACAACGAACCGCGCAGGGTCCGCCGTAGATCGATCGAGCCGCGCGCGGCCCGCCGCCGACGTGCCGCCAGCCGGGTCGCGAGCTTGCGGGCGAGCGGCTGAACGGCCCTGCGCAGCTCGGCCAGTTGGGCCTTTCCGGCGAACAGGAAGTCCACTCGGTCGGCGCTCGGCGCCACGGCCCGCCGGGCAATCTCGTCCCGGCCCCGCCGCTCCGCCACCCGGCGCCGCGCCTCCGCGGTCACCAAGGCCCGGAAGGCCTCGATGCGCCGCCGGATCTCGTCCTCCAACAGCCGGTCGGTGAACCCCGGACTCCCGCCCCGCGCACGGACGTCGTCGCGGACCCGGGCGAGCAGGGTCTGGGGACGCAGACGGTCGAGTGTCTGGTACGACGACCAGCCGTCCGACGCGGGGGAGGAGCCGTAGCCGCCGAAGCCGTCGACCGCCTCCGCCGCCAACTCACCCATCGCCGCCCGGTCGTTCGCGGCGAGCGCCGCCGCCAACCGGTCGCGCAGGTCGTCCCGCCCCGCCACCTCTCGCTCCGGCGCGCCGACACCGCGCGGGAAGTACAGGTCGAAGACCGGGTCGAACACCGGCCGTTGGGCCGTACCGTGCAGCAGCGTCGCCGCCAGGCCCTCGCGCAGTCGCTCCCGGTCCGTGAGCCCGAGCGCCGCCACCGCCTGCGCCGCGTCCACGGTCTCGCCGGTGCCGATCCGGATGCCGTGCGCCCGCAGCGCCGCGACGAGCGACGTCAGCCGCTCGGCGACCCCCGCGGGCGTGGTCACAGGGCGTCCAGGTCGAGCTTGGCGGTGGCCTTGAGGACGTCGTCCTGGTGCTTGAGGAGTACGCCGAGACTGTCCCGTACGACCGTCTCGTCCAGGGTGTCGGCGCCGAGCGCGAGCAGGGTGCGCGCCCAGTCGATGGTCTCGGCCACCGACGGCAGCTTCCGCAGGTCCATGGCGCGCAGCGCGCCCACCACCCGCACCACCGAACGGGCCAGCGCCTCGTCCAGGCCCGGCACCTTCAGCCGGACGATCTTCCGCTCCAACTCCTCGTCGGGGAAGCCGATATGGAGGAAGAGACAGCGGCGGCGCAGCGCCTCGGACAGTTCGCGGCTGGCGTTGGAGGTGAGGACGACGAAGGGGCGGCGGGTGGCCGTGACCGTGCCGAGTTCGGGGACCGTCACCTGGAAGTCGCTCAGCACCTCCAGCAGCAGGCCCTCCACCTCGACGTCCGCCTTGTCCGTCTCGTCGATCAGCAGCACCTTGGGGTCGTCGCCGCGGATCGCCGTGAGCAGGGGGCGCGGGAGCAGGAACTCCTCACTGAAGATGTCCGTGCGCGTCTCGTCCCATGTCTCGTCGCGGCCCGCGCTGATGCGCAGCAGTTGCTTGGCGTGGTTCCACTCGTACAGCGCGCGGGACTCGTCGACGCCCTCGTAGCACTGCAGGCGGATCAGCTGAGCTTCGGCGACCTGGGCGACTGCCTTGGCGAGTTCCGTCTTGCCGACCCCGGCGGGGCCCTCGACCAGGAGCGGCTTGCCGAGCCGGTCGGCGAGGAAGACGGTCGTGGCGACCGCGGGCGAGGCGAGGTAGCCGGTCTCGGCCAGTCGCGTGGCGACGTCGTCGACGGATGTGAACAACGGGGCCTCCAGGTCAGATGCTGCTCCTATCTAAGCGCTTGTTCAGGGCTCGTGTCACGTAGAACGCCAGCCGGATACCGATCGGTTTCCGAACGGCTCCGGCGCGCGGTAACCTCGCCGTATGGCCACAGACAAGGCGTCCACCAAGGACCGGCTCCTCGACGCGGCCGGCGAGCTCTTCTACCGCGAAGGGGTCTCCATCGGCGTGGAGGCGCTGTGCCGGACCGCCGGTGTCTCGAAGCGCTCGATGTACCAGCTCTTCACGAGCAAGGACGAGGTCCTGGCGGCGAGCCTGGAGCGGCGGATCCCGGCGTACGAGGCCCTGCTGGTCGGCGATCCGGACGACGCCGCAACCCCACGCGAGTGGATCCTGCACCTCTTCGAGCATCTGGAGGACGCGTCCACGCGGCCCGACTACTGCGGCTGCCCCTTCCTGGCCGCGCTGGTCGAGCTGAAGGACCCCGAGCACCCGGCGAGCGTGGTCGCCCGCACGGTGAAGGAGCGCCTCCAGGGCACCTTCCGCGACCGGGCCGAACAAGGTGGCGCAAGGGACCCGGAGCTGCTCGCCCGCCAGCTGATGCTCGTCTTCGACGGGGCAAGCGCCCGCTCCGGGGCTCGCGTCGAGACGCTGGACGGACTGACGACCGCCACGGTCAGCGCCCTCATGGACGCGGCCGGAATGCAATGAGAAGGGCGGCCGCCGTAGCGACCGCCCCACCTTCGTTTCCCCAACGCGACCGCGACTCTACGAAGCCACCGCCACCGCCCCCACCGCCGGACTCCGCAGCACCCGGCGCGCCGTCACCAGGCTCGTGCCCAGCGTCGCCGCCGCCGCGATGGCGACCATCCCGGCGCCGATGCCGAACATCTCGCCCGGCAGCACCTGGTCGGTGCGGACCACGGTGAACGGGACGATCCCCGCCAGTGCCGCCACCGCCCCGAAGGCCACTCCGGTCAGCGTGAGGATCAGCCCCTCGGCACCCACCACACCCAGCACCTGACCGGGCGTCGCCCCCACCAGCCGCTGCTGGCCGAACTCCCGGCCCCGGTAAGTGGTGGCCGCGTACAGCGAGTTGACCAGCATCACACAGACGAAGACCACGATGATGCCGACGACCGTGAAGTTCAGCGTCTCCAGGTTCTTGGCGTCGACCGACTTCACCGCACCCGAGGCAGCGAGGGCGTCGCTCTCCACCGCCTGCATGGTGAGCGTGGCCGTGGACACCGCCGTGAACAGGATCAGCGACATCAGGGTCCCGGCCAGGTCACCGGCCCGCTGCCGCAGGTTCCGCACGGCCAGCCAGCCGCTCGCCCCGCTGAGCGCCAGCCGGTCCAGCACGCCCCCGAGCAGCCGGGGCGCCATCAGCGCGAAGCCCACCGACAGCAGGATCGCCCCGTACGCGGCCGGCGCCATCAGCGCCTCGTCCGTCGCCGAGAAGGCGAAGGTGGAGCACACCGACAGGGCACCGGCGGCCAGCGCCGCGTAGGTGAGGTACGTACGAGCCCTGCCGTGCCGCCGGGTACCGCGCGTCGCCCGCCGTACGGCGAGAAACGCGGCGCCCGCCGACGCGAGCAGCGTGATGTCGACGCCCGTCATGAGCGCGACCGTGCCGAAGGAGTGGTCGACGGAGTCGGCGACCTGACCGCTGTCCTGGAAGACGTCCAGCAGGGCCTGCCCGCCGAGCATCGCCGGGCCGATCGCCAGCGCCGCGCCCACCAGGGCCACGGCCACCGCCTCACCCACGACCATCCGCTTGAGCTGCCCCGGGGTCGCCCCCGAGCAGCGCAGCAGCTCCAGTTCGGCCGTCCGCTGACGGACGTTCACCGTCAGAGTCGAGGCCACCGCGAAGAACACCAGCAAGGTGCCGTAGCCGCCGACGACGCTCGCCGCCGTGGTCAGCGTCTCCGCGCTTGTCGAGTCGACGCCGTCCTGTGCCGCCGTGTCGTGCAGCGAGTTGAACGTCATGATGATCGCCGCGCCCAGGAAGGCGGCGAGCAGAGTTGCCAGGAACCGTCCGGGCCGCTGCCGGATCGACCGCATCGCCAGCATGAACATCGCTCACACCTCCGTCGCCACGGCGTCGCCCAGGTGCGCGAGGCGCTCGGCCACCGCGTCCGGGGTCGGCCCATCGATCCGGCCCGCGAGCCGGCCGTCCGCCAGGAACAGCACCGAGTCGGCGTAGGAGGCGGCGACCGGGTCGTGCGTCACCATCACCACGGTCCGCCCGTGCACCCGCACCGCCTGCTGGAGCAGCGTGAGCACCTCCCGGGCGCTGCGCGTGTCCAGGGCGCCCGTCGGCTCGTCCGCGAAGATCACCCGAGGTTCGGTGACCAGCGCCCGGGCGATGGCGACGCGCTGACGCTGGCCGCCGGAGAGCTGGTCGGGACGGTGACCGAGTCGGTCGCCGAGACCGACGGAGGCCAGCACCTCCCGGGCCCGCCGCTTGTCCACGCGGCGCCCGGCGAGCTTGAGCGGCAGCACCGTGTTCTGCGCGACGGTCAGCGTCTCCAACAGGTTGTACTGCTGGAACACAAACCCGATCCGGCCGCGCCGGAACTTTGTCAGCGCTGTCTCGTCGCCGCCCGTCAGCTCGGTGCCGTCCACCCGCACGATCCCGCTGTCGGGCCGGTCAAGACCCGCCGCGCAGTGCAGCAGCGTGCTCTTGCCCGAACCCGACGGGCCCATCACCGCGGTGAAGGTGCCGCTCCCCAGACCCAGCGTGACCTCGCGCAGGGCGGTCACCGCACTGTCGTCCGTCCCGTAGGTCTTGGTGACCTTGACCAGCCGCAGCGCCTCGGCGGCGGGTCCCGTGTCGTGCGTGCCTGAGCCTGTGCGAAACATCGTCATCACTCCCCGGTCGGGCACTCCCTGTGCCCTGACCACGAAGCTACGGAGACGGCGGGCCCGGCACATTGGGCGCAGAACCCGTATCGGCGGGTGTACTCAGCGACACCCCGGACGGGTCACCACAACGGGCAGACCCTGTGGCCCACCCGATGCAATGGAGCCGTGACCGCGCCCCCCGACGACTGCCTCGCGCGCAACGAGTGGATCTGCGGCGAGTATCTGAGCACCCGCAGCGAGATCCTCTGGGACGCGGTGGTCCAGCATCTTCAACTGACGGCGGTCTCCGTCCTGCTCGGCCTCGTGCTCGCCCTGCCGCTGGCTGTGCTGGCGCGTCGCTGGGGCTGGGCCGCCGGGCCCGTGCTCGGCGTCACCAC of the Streptomyces sp. NBC_00287 genome contains:
- a CDS encoding vWA domain-containing protein yields the protein MTTPAGVAERLTSLVAALRAHGIRIGTGETVDAAQAVAALGLTDRERLREGLAATLLHGTAQRPVFDPVFDLYFPRGVGAPEREVAGRDDLRDRLAAALAANDRAAMGELAAEAVDGFGGYGSSPASDGWSSYQTLDRLRPQTLLARVRDDVRARGGSPGFTDRLLEDEIRRRIEAFRALVTAEARRRVAERRGRDEIARRAVAPSADRVDFLFAGKAQLAELRRAVQPLARKLATRLAARRRRAARGSIDLRRTLRGSLSTGGVPMKPVLRRRRPARPELVLLCDVSGSVSGFSDFTMLLVQALHDQFSKVRVFAFVNRIDEVTGLLVHGRADPEGLGARIQAEGTLTGWHGSSDYGMALGEFAERYGDAVGPRTTVFVLGDARTNMSDPNLAAVRHIAERARRFYWLNPEQTASWGTGDSAAPAYAELVEMHECRNARQLSDLVSRLLPV
- a CDS encoding AAA family ATPase: MFTSVDDVATRLAETGYLASPAVATTVFLADRLGKPLLVEGPAGVGKTELAKAVAQVAEAQLIRLQCYEGVDESRALYEWNHAKQLLRISAGRDETWDETRTDIFSEEFLLPRPLLTAIRGDDPKVLLIDETDKADVEVEGLLLEVLSDFQVTVPELGTVTATRRPFVVLTSNASRELSEALRRRCLFLHIGFPDEELERKIVRLKVPGLDEALARSVVRVVGALRAMDLRKLPSVAETIDWARTLLALGADTLDETVVRDSLGVLLKHQDDVLKATAKLDLDAL
- a CDS encoding TetR/AcrR family transcriptional regulator, which encodes MATDKASTKDRLLDAAGELFYREGVSIGVEALCRTAGVSKRSMYQLFTSKDEVLAASLERRIPAYEALLVGDPDDAATPREWILHLFEHLEDASTRPDYCGCPFLAALVELKDPEHPASVVARTVKERLQGTFRDRAEQGGARDPELLARQLMLVFDGASARSGARVETLDGLTTATVSALMDAAGMQ
- a CDS encoding ABC transporter permease, producing MFMLAMRSIRQRPGRFLATLLAAFLGAAIIMTFNSLHDTAAQDGVDSTSAETLTTAASVVGGYGTLLVFFAVASTLTVNVRQRTAELELLRCSGATPGQLKRMVVGEAVAVALVGAALAIGPAMLGGQALLDVFQDSGQVADSVDHSFGTVALMTGVDITLLASAGAAFLAVRRATRGTRRHGRARTYLTYAALAAGALSVCSTFAFSATDEALMAPAAYGAILLSVGFALMAPRLLGGVLDRLALSGASGWLAVRNLRQRAGDLAGTLMSLILFTAVSTATLTMQAVESDALAASGAVKSVDAKNLETLNFTVVGIIVVFVCVMLVNSLYAATTYRGREFGQQRLVGATPGQVLGVVGAEGLILTLTGVAFGAVAALAGIVPFTVVRTDQVLPGEMFGIGAGMVAIAAAATLGTSLVTARRVLRSPAVGAVAVAS
- a CDS encoding ABC transporter ATP-binding protein, with the translated sequence MFRTGSGTHDTGPAAEALRLVKVTKTYGTDDSAVTALREVTLGLGSGTFTAVMGPSGSGKSTLLHCAAGLDRPDSGIVRVDGTELTGGDETALTKFRRGRIGFVFQQYNLLETLTVAQNTVLPLKLAGRRVDKRRAREVLASVGLGDRLGHRPDQLSGGQRQRVAIARALVTEPRVIFADEPTGALDTRSAREVLTLLQQAVRVHGRTVVMVTHDPVAASYADSVLFLADGRLAGRIDGPTPDAVAERLAHLGDAVATEV